In the Deinococcus yavapaiensis KR-236 genome, CGTCCGATGCGGTCCGCGAGCGGCCCCCAGAAGAGCGCGCCGACGAACATGCCGACGAAGGCCGCCGACAAGAACAGCGTGGCCTGCGTGCCGGTCCTCTGCAAGCCGAACGACGCGACGAGGCCGGGCAGCACGAAGCTGGCGATCAATACTTCGAGGGCGTCGGCCGCCCAAGTGAGGCCCGCGACGAACAGCAGCTTGCGTTGAAAGCGGCCGTCACCGACGCGGTCGATGATGTCGTCGACGGTAACGGCGCTCGCTGAGGTGGAAGACTCGGACAGGGTCGTCATGCGAGTCGGCAGTGTAAAAGAAGCGAAGATTTGTGCGATTCGAGGAGCATGACGGCGTGAAGAGCAAGCCTTGCTCGAACGTCAAGGTGCGGGCGGCAAGGTGAACTCGCGCTGAGCTTGCTCTTGAAAGCGCGAAGGGCACGTGTGCCAAGGTGACGCTATGACGAGCGATTCCGTGACGCCTTCGATGAGCGACCTTCGCCGGACCATCCTTTCCGAACTCGGTGTGCGCCCGACCGTCGACCCCGAAGCGGAGGTGCGGCGCCGCGTGACGTTTCTCAAGGACTACGTGCGCTCGACGCCCGCGCGCGGCTTCGTGCTCGGCATCAGCGGCGGGCAGGACTCCAGCCTCACGGGCCGCTTGTGCCAACTTGCCGTGGAGGAACTCGGCTCGGACTTCACGTTCGTCGCCGTGCGTCTGCCGTACGGAGTGCAAGCCGACGAGGACGACGCGCAGGCCGCCTTGGCCTTCATTCGGCCCGCGCGAACCGTCACGGTGAACGTCAAGGCGGCTTCGGACGGTTTGGCGGAAAGCGTCGCGGCGGCTCTCGGAAGCTCGCTGAGCGACTTCGTTCGGGGCAACGTCAAGGCTCGCGAGCGAATGGTCGCGCAGTACGCGGTCGCGGGCCAGGAGAACCTGCTCGTCGTGGGGACGGACCACGCGGCCGAAGCCGTCACGGGCTTTTTCACGAAGTACGGAGACGGAGGCACGGACCTCAATCCGATCGCGGGCCTCACGAAACGTCAAGGTCGGCAGTTGATGCAGTTCTTGGGAGCGCCCGAACGGCTGTACCTGAAGGTGCCGACGGCGGACTTGGAGGA is a window encoding:
- the nadE gene encoding ammonia-dependent NAD(+) synthetase, coding for MSDLRRTILSELGVRPTVDPEAEVRRRVTFLKDYVRSTPARGFVLGISGGQDSSLTGRLCQLAVEELGSDFTFVAVRLPYGVQADEDDAQAALAFIRPARTVTVNVKAASDGLAESVAAALGSSLSDFVRGNVKARERMVAQYAVAGQENLLVVGTDHAAEAVTGFFTKYGDGGTDLNPIAGLTKRQGRQLMQFLGAPERLYLKVPTADLEDNRPGLPDEVALGLTYEQLDDYLEGREVPSDVAERIERIWTVTRHKRALPVTPSDHWWR